In a genomic window of Streptomyces pristinaespiralis:
- a CDS encoding TatD family hydrolase codes for MRIFDPHIHMTSRTTDDYEAMYAAGVRALVEPSFWLGQPRTSPASFFDYFDALLGWEPFRAAQYGIAHHCTIALNPKEANDPRCTPVLDALPRYLVKDSVVAVGEIGYDSMTPAEDTALAAQLQLAADHGLPALVHTPHRDKLAGLHRTVDVIRESNLPTERVLLDHLNETTVKHAADSGCWLGFSIYPDTKMDEDRMVAVLREHGTEKVLVNSAADWGRSDPLKTRKVGDAMLAAGFTEDDVDQVLWRNPVAFYGLSGRLQLDIPEPEGLHEGNSILRGGE; via the coding sequence ATGCGCATCTTCGACCCCCACATCCACATGACCTCCCGCACCACCGACGACTACGAGGCGATGTACGCCGCCGGTGTGCGCGCCCTCGTCGAGCCGTCGTTCTGGCTCGGCCAGCCCCGCACCTCCCCGGCCAGCTTCTTCGACTACTTCGACGCCCTTCTCGGCTGGGAGCCGTTCCGCGCCGCCCAGTACGGCATAGCCCACCACTGCACCATCGCGCTCAACCCCAAGGAGGCCAACGACCCCCGCTGCACGCCCGTCCTGGACGCGCTGCCCCGCTATCTCGTCAAGGACTCGGTCGTCGCGGTCGGCGAGATCGGCTACGACTCGATGACCCCCGCGGAGGACACGGCGCTCGCCGCCCAGCTCCAGCTGGCCGCCGACCACGGGCTGCCCGCCCTCGTCCACACCCCGCACCGCGACAAGCTCGCCGGCCTGCACCGCACCGTCGACGTGATCCGCGAGTCGAACCTGCCCACCGAACGGGTGCTGCTCGACCACCTCAACGAGACGACCGTGAAGCACGCCGCCGACAGCGGCTGCTGGCTCGGGTTCTCCATCTACCCAGACACCAAGATGGACGAGGACCGCATGGTCGCCGTCCTGCGGGAACACGGGACGGAGAAGGTGCTCGTCAACTCCGCGGCCGACTGGGGCAGAAGCGACCCGCTGAAGACCCGCAAGGTCGGTGACGCCATGCTCGCCGCCGGCTTCACCGAGGACGACGTCGATCAGGTCCTGTGGCGCAACCCGGTCGCCTTCTACGGCCTCAGCGGCCGCCTCCAGCTCGACATCCCGGAGCCGGAGGGCCTGCACGAGGGCAACTCCATCCTCCGCGGCGGGGAATGA
- a CDS encoding nucleotide pyrophosphatase/phosphodiesterase family protein, whose protein sequence is MSDTRPTPLLVLDVVGLTPRLLDHMPRLKALAAAGSQANLSTVLPAVTCAAQSTFLTGVLPAEHGIVANGWYFRELGDVLLWRQHNGLVAGDKIWDAARRAHPGYTVANICWWYAMGADTDITVTPRPVYYADGRKEPDCYTRPPALHDELTEKFGTFPLFHFWGPGADIVSSRWIADATRHIMRTRRPDLTLCYLPHLDYDLQRYGPDDPRSLRAAADLDAVIGPLLDDAEREGRTVVALSEYGITRVSRPVDINRALRRAGLLEVHTQDGMEYLDPMTSRAFAVADHQLAHVYVRRPEDLDAVREALDGLPGLGELLDDEGKKAHGLDHPRSGELVAVAEPDAWFTYYYWLDDDRAPDFAQLVEIHRKPGYDPVELFMDPHDPYVRLKAAKAVARKKLGMRYRLAVVPLDPSPIRGSHGRLPASDEEGPLLLCSTPRAVTGRVAATDVKSLLLRLAGLD, encoded by the coding sequence ATGAGCGACACGCGCCCCACCCCGCTGCTGGTCCTGGACGTGGTCGGCCTCACCCCCCGGCTCCTGGACCACATGCCCCGGCTCAAGGCGCTCGCGGCCGCCGGCTCGCAGGCGAACCTGAGCACCGTGCTGCCGGCCGTCACCTGCGCCGCCCAGTCGACCTTCCTCACCGGCGTCCTGCCGGCCGAGCACGGCATCGTCGCCAACGGCTGGTACTTTCGCGAGCTGGGTGACGTCCTGCTCTGGCGCCAGCACAACGGTCTGGTGGCGGGCGACAAGATCTGGGACGCGGCCCGCCGCGCCCACCCCGGCTACACCGTCGCCAACATCTGCTGGTGGTACGCGATGGGCGCCGACACCGACATCACCGTCACCCCCCGGCCCGTCTACTACGCCGACGGCCGCAAGGAACCGGACTGCTACACCCGCCCGCCGGCCCTGCATGACGAACTCACCGAGAAGTTCGGTACGTTCCCCCTCTTCCACTTCTGGGGACCGGGTGCCGACATCGTCTCCAGCCGGTGGATCGCCGACGCGACCCGCCACATCATGCGCACCCGCCGTCCCGACCTGACCCTGTGCTACCTGCCGCACCTGGACTACGACCTCCAGCGCTACGGCCCCGACGACCCCCGCTCGCTGCGGGCCGCCGCCGACCTCGACGCCGTCATCGGCCCGCTGCTCGACGACGCCGAGCGCGAGGGCCGCACGGTGGTCGCCCTGTCGGAGTACGGCATCACCCGGGTCAGCCGCCCCGTCGACATCAACCGCGCGCTGCGCCGGGCCGGTCTGCTGGAGGTCCACACCCAGGACGGCATGGAGTACCTCGACCCGATGACCTCCCGGGCGTTCGCCGTCGCCGACCACCAGCTCGCCCATGTCTACGTGCGCCGCCCCGAGGACCTCGACGCCGTCCGTGAGGCGCTCGACGGGCTGCCCGGTCTCGGTGAACTCCTCGACGACGAGGGCAAGAAGGCCCACGGGCTCGACCATCCCCGCTCCGGCGAGCTGGTCGCGGTCGCCGAGCCCGACGCCTGGTTCACGTACTACTACTGGCTCGACGACGACCGCGCCCCCGACTTCGCGCAGCTGGTCGAGATCCACCGCAAGCCGGGCTACGACCCGGTCGAGCTGTTCATGGACCCGCACGACCCGTACGTACGGCTCAAGGCCGCCAAGGCCGTGGCCCGCAAGAAGCTCGGCATGCGCTACCGCCTCGCGGTCGTGCCGCTCGACCCGTCACCGATCCGCGGCAGCCACGGCCGCCTCCCCGCGAGCGACGAAGAAGGTCCGCTCCTCCTGTGCTCCACCCCCCGCGCCGTCACCGGCCGCGTCGCGGCCACCGATGTGAAGTCCCTGCTGCTGCGGCTCGCCGGCCTCGACTGA
- a CDS encoding sugar phosphate isomerase/epimerase family protein, protein MTAFNDESATGESLRRTLGVSRRRFLSTCTAAAAAAIAAPVFGASPALAADTADDRGEDHGRSALVPPHKRGIILYTVRDATGRDPLSTDLPSGFREVFRQLSRYGYKQVEFAGYRQHANAPGGANLETVEGARLMRSWLDEYGLTAQGNHGFIPGSWPLTPSDLDTFKRHLEIANILGMGHMGTGGDPTGSSYRADWDVAAEKWNALGAIARREGIKLYTHNHDSAYGFLLDGGPLDAQGRPTRSSGIRKLEYFLEVTDPRDVWLEMDIYWAHVAQYKFHTYTAHDGSTVEQVFDPAGLVVRHNVRYPLFHAKDGTVNTQNGQGYDMVTFGEGDIDYRRFFRRVGAKNYHNPMIEHDGAPSATVPGQSLEVARKSYDNLAALRARH, encoded by the coding sequence GTGACCGCGTTCAACGACGAATCCGCCACCGGTGAAAGCCTGCGCCGCACGCTCGGCGTCAGCCGCCGCCGATTCCTGAGTACCTGCACCGCCGCCGCTGCCGCGGCGATCGCCGCCCCCGTCTTCGGCGCCTCGCCCGCCCTCGCGGCGGACACGGCGGACGACAGAGGCGAGGACCACGGCCGTTCCGCGCTGGTCCCGCCCCACAAGCGCGGCATCATCCTCTACACGGTCCGTGACGCGACGGGCCGCGACCCGCTCTCCACCGACCTGCCGTCGGGCTTCCGCGAGGTCTTCAGGCAACTGTCCCGCTACGGCTACAAGCAGGTCGAGTTCGCCGGCTACCGCCAGCACGCGAACGCCCCGGGCGGCGCGAACCTGGAGACCGTCGAGGGCGCCAGGCTCATGCGGTCCTGGCTGGACGAGTACGGGCTGACGGCGCAGGGCAACCACGGCTTCATCCCGGGATCCTGGCCGCTGACCCCCTCGGACCTCGACACCTTCAAGCGTCATCTGGAGATCGCCAACATCCTCGGCATGGGCCACATGGGCACCGGTGGCGACCCCACCGGCAGCTCCTACCGCGCCGACTGGGACGTCGCGGCGGAGAAGTGGAACGCGCTGGGCGCCATCGCCCGCCGCGAGGGCATCAAGCTCTACACCCACAACCACGACTCGGCGTACGGGTTCCTGCTCGACGGCGGCCCGCTGGACGCCCAGGGCCGGCCGACCCGCAGCTCCGGCATCCGCAAGCTGGAGTACTTCCTGGAGGTGACCGACCCGCGCGACGTCTGGCTGGAGATGGACATCTACTGGGCGCACGTGGCGCAGTACAAGTTCCACACGTACACCGCCCACGACGGCTCCACGGTGGAGCAGGTCTTCGACCCGGCCGGTCTGGTGGTCCGGCACAACGTGCGGTACCCGCTGTTCCACGCCAAGGACGGCACGGTCAACACCCAGAACGGCCAGGGCTACGACATGGTGACGTTCGGCGAGGGCGACATCGACTACCGCAGGTTCTTCAGGCGGGTGGGGGCGAAGAACTACCACAACCCGATGATCGAGCACGACGGCGCGCCCAGCGCCACGGTTCCGGGGCAGTCCCTCGAGGTGGCCCGGAAGAGCTACGACAACCTCGCGGCGCTGCGCGCCCGGCACTGA
- a CDS encoding EboA domain-containing protein, with the protein MTQTAPWTVEEVGARLADDTARAWLGDALAEAARAAQAPPTAPSPYTAHTWELRFAAAGRHCGQDNADAVRTLLLTEARAGLETLTRLYRQGSAAERRAVLRALPFLVEGPHAVHLLDDALRTNDTRLVSAAVGPYAAAHLDPHAWRHAVLKCLFTGVPLDDVADLERRARGDGELARMLTDYAAERTAAGRDVPHDLDRVLTLTGEKPQRPQEL; encoded by the coding sequence GTGACGCAGACCGCACCCTGGACCGTCGAGGAGGTCGGGGCCCGGCTGGCCGACGACACGGCCCGCGCCTGGCTCGGCGACGCGCTGGCCGAGGCCGCCCGCGCCGCCCAGGCGCCGCCGACGGCCCCGTCGCCGTACACCGCGCACACCTGGGAGCTGCGGTTCGCCGCCGCGGGCCGCCACTGCGGGCAGGACAACGCGGACGCCGTCCGCACCCTGCTGCTCACCGAGGCGCGGGCGGGCCTGGAGACCCTGACCCGCCTCTACCGGCAGGGGAGTGCCGCCGAACGCCGCGCCGTGCTGCGCGCGTTGCCGTTCCTCGTCGAAGGACCGCACGCCGTGCACCTGCTCGACGACGCCCTGCGCACCAACGACACCCGGCTCGTCTCGGCCGCCGTCGGCCCGTACGCCGCCGCCCATCTCGACCCGCACGCCTGGCGGCACGCCGTGCTCAAGTGCCTGTTCACCGGGGTGCCCCTCGACGACGTCGCGGACCTCGAACGGCGGGCCCGCGGCGACGGAGAACTCGCCCGCATGCTCACCGACTACGCCGCCGAACGCACCGCGGCCGGCCGCGACGTCCCCCACGATCTCGACCGAGTGCTGACCCTGACCGGCGAGAAGCCCCAGCGGCCCCAGGAGCTGTGA
- the eboE gene encoding metabolite traffic protein EboE, producing MRFRHPDGSTVHLSYCTNVHPAETLEGVLAQLRDHCEPVRKRLGRDRLGIGLWLARDAARALVTDPAALRGLRAELERRGLEVVTLNGFPYEGFGAEEVKYRVYTPDWTDPERLTHTTDLARLLAALLPDDVTEGTISTLPLAWRTGFDEEAAATARTALTTLAERLDALEELTGRSVRIALEPEPGCTVETTADAIGPLSAVPGDRIGVCIDTCHLATSFEDPQTALAALATAGVTVVKAQLSAALHAENPHLPEVREALAAFAEPRFLHQTRTLTAAGLRGTDDLDEAVAGGALPDGGPWRAHFHVPLHAPPAEPLTSTLPVLKDTLTRLVGGPEPRTRHLEVETYTWQALPPELRPRTRGQLADGIAAELTLARDLLTDLGLKELP from the coding sequence ATGCGCTTCCGTCACCCCGACGGCTCGACCGTCCACCTCTCGTACTGCACCAACGTCCACCCCGCGGAGACCCTGGAGGGCGTCCTCGCCCAACTGCGTGACCACTGCGAACCGGTGCGCAAGCGCCTCGGCCGTGACCGGCTCGGCATCGGCCTGTGGCTCGCGAGGGACGCCGCCCGCGCCCTGGTCACCGACCCGGCGGCCCTGCGGGGACTGCGCGCCGAACTGGAGCGGCGCGGCCTCGAGGTCGTCACCCTCAACGGCTTCCCCTACGAGGGCTTCGGCGCGGAAGAGGTCAAGTACCGCGTCTACACACCGGACTGGACCGACCCCGAACGCCTGACCCACACCACCGACCTCGCCCGGCTCCTCGCGGCGCTGCTGCCCGACGACGTCACGGAGGGCACCATCTCCACCCTCCCGCTCGCCTGGCGCACCGGCTTCGACGAGGAGGCCGCCGCCACCGCCCGCACCGCGCTGACCACCCTCGCCGAGCGGCTCGACGCCCTCGAGGAACTGACCGGCAGGTCCGTCCGGATCGCGCTGGAACCGGAACCCGGCTGCACGGTGGAGACCACCGCCGACGCGATCGGACCGCTCAGCGCCGTCCCCGGCGACCGGATCGGCGTCTGCATCGACACCTGCCATCTCGCCACCTCCTTCGAGGACCCGCAGACCGCCCTCGCCGCCCTCGCCACGGCCGGCGTCACCGTCGTGAAGGCTCAGCTCTCCGCCGCGCTGCACGCCGAGAACCCGCACCTGCCGGAGGTGCGCGAGGCGCTCGCCGCGTTCGCGGAGCCGCGTTTCCTGCATCAGACCCGTACCCTCACCGCCGCCGGCCTGCGCGGGACCGACGACCTGGACGAGGCCGTGGCCGGCGGCGCCCTCCCGGACGGCGGGCCCTGGCGGGCGCACTTCCACGTCCCCCTGCACGCGCCGCCCGCGGAGCCGCTCACCTCGACGCTCCCCGTCCTGAAGGACACCCTGACCCGGCTCGTGGGCGGCCCGGAACCGCGCACCCGCCACCTCGAGGTCGAGACCTACACCTGGCAGGCCCTCCCGCCGGAGCTGCGGCCCCGCACCCGGGGCCAGCTCGCCGACGGCATCGCCGCAGAACTGACCCTGGCCCGCGACCTGCTGACCGACCTCGGCCTCAAGGAACTGCCATGA
- a CDS encoding sugar phosphate isomerase/epimerase family protein, translated as MGLLADLGYDGVGLTLDHMHLDPLAPGLAERTARVARRLGELGLTATVETGARYVLDPRRKHGPSLLDPDPEGRAARTRLLITAVKVAADLGAHAVHCFSGITPPGTDADTAWKRLEEAILPVLDAAAFAGVPVAVEPEPGHLLEDLAGFHQLRTSLGNSAPLGLTLDIGHCQCLELEPPADCVRAAGPWLRHVQIEDMRRGVHEHLPFGDGEIDFPPVLDALAATGYRGLTVVELPRHSHAGPELARRSIEFLRTAVAKGAPAS; from the coding sequence CTGGGGCTCCTCGCCGACCTCGGCTACGACGGCGTCGGGCTCACCCTCGACCACATGCACCTCGACCCGCTCGCCCCCGGGCTCGCCGAGCGGACCGCCCGCGTCGCCCGACGGCTCGGTGAACTCGGTCTCACCGCCACGGTCGAGACGGGCGCCCGTTACGTCCTCGACCCGCGGCGCAAGCACGGCCCGTCCCTGCTCGACCCCGACCCCGAGGGCCGCGCCGCCCGCACCCGGCTGCTGATCACCGCCGTCAAGGTGGCGGCGGACCTCGGCGCGCACGCCGTGCACTGCTTCAGCGGCATCACCCCGCCCGGCACCGACGCGGACACCGCGTGGAAGCGGCTGGAGGAGGCGATCCTGCCCGTGCTCGACGCCGCGGCCTTCGCCGGCGTCCCCGTCGCCGTCGAACCCGAGCCCGGTCACCTCCTGGAGGACCTCGCCGGCTTCCACCAGCTGCGCACCTCGCTCGGCAACTCCGCACCCCTCGGCCTCACCCTCGACATCGGCCACTGCCAGTGCCTGGAGCTCGAGCCGCCGGCCGACTGCGTCCGCGCGGCCGGTCCCTGGCTGCGGCACGTCCAGATCGAGGACATGCGGCGCGGGGTCCACGAGCACCTGCCCTTCGGCGACGGCGAGATCGACTTCCCACCCGTCCTCGACGCCCTCGCCGCCACCGGCTACCGGGGCCTGACCGTCGTCGAGCTGCCCCGCCACTCCCACGCGGGCCCCGAACTGGCCCGCCGGTCCATCGAGTTTCTCCGTACCGCAGTCGCGAAGGGAGCACCGGCATCGTGA